A single window of Pieris napi chromosome 8, ilPieNapi1.2, whole genome shotgun sequence DNA harbors:
- the LOC125051574 gene encoding uncharacterized protein LOC125051574 isoform X1, which yields MTDESVLGTKSRILDLFSDLNEADLQNIESWISSQSYKKDLEIKKSLQKKEKQLSKIANSLKKIVPFIAEMPSEVIIPPIVGDQADCTKENTCHVDEFLYDDQEVDKLVKSGKLSRFYCTDCMSRGINELIFISHSMSKQALMYIFYVLLPNDLEEKQILDVGSRLGAVLYGAYYLSNASSIVGVEMNKDFCEIQEKTLKKFSMDPNKIKIVNSDILERCDIVQNSNIIIINVLDFFVDTEKHKEMWYFFKKYIKKGSYLVSNRSMDETLSALQMSEDMMEWLTICKPNQLEHEIFFDVEGYSELFLYTVN from the exons atgaccGACGAATCTGTGTTGGGAACAAAAAGCcgaattttggatttattttcAGACCTGAATGAAGcagatttacaaaatattgaatCATGGATTTCGTCTCAGAGTTACAAAAAAG atttagaaataaaaaagtcttTACAAAAGAAAGAGAAACAATTATCTAAGATAGCAAATAGCTTGAAAAAGATAGTTCCATTTATAGCTGAAATGCCCTCTGAAGTTATTATTCCACCTATAGTTGGAGATCAAGCTGATTGTACTAAAGAAAATACATGTCATGTTGATGAGTTTCTTTACGATGACCAGGAAGTAGACAAATTAGTTAAATCAGGAAAGTTGTCACGGTTTTACTGCACAGATTGCATGTCTAGAGGTATTAAT GAGctgatttttatttcacattCAATGTCCAAACAAGCTctcatgtatatattttatgtactcTTGCCTAATGATCTAGAAGAGAAGCAAATTTTAGATGTTGGCTCAAGATTAGGAGCAGTTCTTTATGGT gCTTATTATCTTTCAAATGCATCTTCAATTGTTGGTGTagaaatgaataaagatttttgTGAGATTCAAGAAAAAACGTTAAAGAAGTTCTCAATGGatccaaacaaaataaaaatagtaaattcaGATATCTTGGAAAGATGTGATATtgttcaaaattcaaatattataataataaatgtattagacTTTTTTGTGGACACAGAAAAACATAAAGAAAtgtggtatttttttaagaagtaTATTAAAAAGGGAAGTTACCTAGTATCAAATAGAAGTATGGATGAAACTTTGAGTGCTTTGCAGATGTCTGAAGACATGATGGAATGGTTAACAATTTGTAAACCAAATCAACTTGagcatgaaattttttttgatgtagaaggttatagtgaattatttttatacacagttaattaa
- the LOC125051573 gene encoding inositol-tetrakisphosphate 1-kinase-like → MSEIISLSKTIGIWISEKKSHKLNWNELLNVCRRHGYNLIKLNLDQPIEEQGNLDVFLHKLTDIIAASDQGDSKASGIIGRVEQYISNHPNVTIIDPLNNVRILLNRYTYYSIIQEETSLQKIGVFTPAFAKFTTNNIEQNIEIMKQRGVTFPVICKPTLAHGSKLAHEMILVCNQRGLNVCKPPCVVQSFVNHSAVLYKVFVVGNRYHICQRPSLKNFYPSDDMEPIYYTTGEVSKACSQSTLSILDPNEAQSEKVIDEDKVRMIIKVLRSRIGLLLLGFDIVIDNWTGNHALIDINVFPSYDSFPNYFENLLDCIEENVKNIENSFNGLINVGSNTISGVTGMNIN, encoded by the exons atgaGTGAAATCATCAGTTTATCTAAAACAATTGGTATTTGgatatctgaaaaaaaaagtcaTAAACTCAATTGGaatgaattattaaatgtttgcCGGCGACATGGATACAATCtaataaaa TTAAATTTGGATCAGCCTATTGAGGAACAAGGAAATTTAGACGTTTTTCTACACAAATTAACAGATATTATAGCTGCATCAGACCAAGGTGATTCTAAA GCTTCTGGTATTATTGGAAGAGTGGAGCAATACATATCAAATCATCCAAATGTTACTATTATAGATCCATTAAACAATGTGagaattttgttaaatag ATATACATACTACTCAATTATACAAGAAGAGACCTCTCTACAAAAAATTGGTGTTTTCACACCAGCATTTGCTAAATTCACAACAAACAACATAGAACAAAATATCGAGATTATGAAGCAGAGAGGAGTAACATTCCCAGTTATATGTAAACCAACTTTAGCACATGGCTCAAAATTAGCCCATGAAATGATTTTGGTTTGCAATCAAAGAGGGTTAAATGTATGCAAACCACCCTGTGTTGTGCAAAGTTTTGTTAATCATAGTGCTGTTTTGTATAAGGTTTTTGTTGTTGGTAATag ATATCATATATGCCAGCGACCCAGTCTAAAAAATTTTTACCCATCAGATGATATGGAACCTATATACTATACTACTGGCGAAGTAAGTAAAGCATGCAGTCAGTCAACACTTTCTATTTTAGACCCAAATGAAGCCCAATCAGAAAAAGTCATTGACGAGGATAAAGTAAGAATGATTATCAAAGTATTGAGAAGCAGAATTGGTTTATTACTCTTAGGATTTGACATTGTTATTGACAATTGGACAGGTAATCATGCATTAAtagatataaatgtttttccgAGTTATGATTCATTtccaaattattttgaaaatttattagatTGTATTGAAGAGaacgttaaaaatattgaaaatagttttaatggATTGATTAATGTAGGTTCTAATACTATTAGTGGAGTGACAggaatgaatattaattaa
- the LOC125051574 gene encoding uncharacterized protein LOC125051574 isoform X2, protein MTDESVLGTKSRILDLFSDLNEADLQNIESWISSQSYKKVGDQADCTKENTCHVDEFLYDDQEVDKLVKSGKLSRFYCTDCMSRGINELIFISHSMSKQALMYIFYVLLPNDLEEKQILDVGSRLGAVLYGAYYLSNASSIVGVEMNKDFCEIQEKTLKKFSMDPNKIKIVNSDILERCDIVQNSNIIIINVLDFFVDTEKHKEMWYFFKKYIKKGSYLVSNRSMDETLSALQMSEDMMEWLTICKPNQLEHEIFFDVEGYSELFLYTVN, encoded by the exons atgaccGACGAATCTGTGTTGGGAACAAAAAGCcgaattttggatttattttcAGACCTGAATGAAGcagatttacaaaatattgaatCATGGATTTCGTCTCAGAGTTACAAAAAAG TTGGAGATCAAGCTGATTGTACTAAAGAAAATACATGTCATGTTGATGAGTTTCTTTACGATGACCAGGAAGTAGACAAATTAGTTAAATCAGGAAAGTTGTCACGGTTTTACTGCACAGATTGCATGTCTAGAGGTATTAAT GAGctgatttttatttcacattCAATGTCCAAACAAGCTctcatgtatatattttatgtactcTTGCCTAATGATCTAGAAGAGAAGCAAATTTTAGATGTTGGCTCAAGATTAGGAGCAGTTCTTTATGGT gCTTATTATCTTTCAAATGCATCTTCAATTGTTGGTGTagaaatgaataaagatttttgTGAGATTCAAGAAAAAACGTTAAAGAAGTTCTCAATGGatccaaacaaaataaaaatagtaaattcaGATATCTTGGAAAGATGTGATATtgttcaaaattcaaatattataataataaatgtattagacTTTTTTGTGGACACAGAAAAACATAAAGAAAtgtggtatttttttaagaagtaTATTAAAAAGGGAAGTTACCTAGTATCAAATAGAAGTATGGATGAAACTTTGAGTGCTTTGCAGATGTCTGAAGACATGATGGAATGGTTAACAATTTGTAAACCAAATCAACTTGagcatgaaattttttttgatgtagaaggttatagtgaattatttttatacacagttaattaa